GCGGGCACGTGCTCGCCATCGACAACGCCCCCGGGATGCTCGCCGCGCTCCGCCGGGACCACCCCGGGCTCCCGCAGCTGTCGACCCGTGTGCTCGACGCGCACGAACTCGACCTGCCCGACGCCTCGTTCGACATGGTGACCAGTGGCCTCACCCTCCACTTCGTCGACGACCCGGCGCGTGTGCTCGCCGGCGCGCACCGGGTGCTGCGGCCTGGCGGCCTGCTCGTGTACTCCACGCCGGGCCCGCCGCCCCCACCGCCGGAACGCGACCCGAGGTGGGACTTCCACGGCGCGCTGATCGCCGAGATGGCGGCCCGGCCGGGCGCGGGCAAACGGCCCGACCCCTTCACCCCACCGCCGAGACCCCTGGCGCGGATGTGCGCCGAAGCGGGTTTCGTCGACCCGGTGGACGGTACGGCGCACGCGACGTTCCGGTTCCGCGACCCCGGGCACTACTGGGAGTGGAGCATGTCGCACGGCTTCCGCGGGTTCGTCGAATCCCTCGGCCCCGACCTCGCCGCCGAGTTCCGCGAACGCTCCCTGGCGGGACTCGCCCGGCTCCACGCCGAGGGCGGCATCACGCTCAGCCCGTCCATCGGCCTGCACCGCGTCCGCAAACCGTAGGCCGCCCCACCCCGGCGCCCGCTGATCTGACGCGTGCCGCCGGTGGCACGCCCGCCGTGCGCCGCCACCCCGTCTCCCGGTGCCGTCGGCCGCCATCGCCGGCATGACCGGTCATGCCGGATACGCGCGCCCGACGCGTGTGCACGCGACCTTTGGGCGCTGCCGGTCGACACGACGGCCAGCGGCCGTCACTGGCCGGGCGGTCGCACCTGCGACGTGCCGTCTGGTGACCGTGCGTTGCGAGCCTCGTCACTCCGTCGACCCGGTGGTCTCTCAGTGACTGTGCGAACACGGCTACGGTATGGTCGCCAAGGGGCCTGCGGGCCGTAAGCCAGGAATTGACCGTCGACCGGGCGGAAGAGCTTCATATCTCCCCGGATCGGCTCTGGGTAGGAGCGGCGGACGACGATTTCGTCGCCCATCACCTCTCGGGGCTCTCCCTCGGAGCCGCGCCGCAGGACGAGGAGTTCGGAGCACAGCGGATGTTCGTCGACACCTCGGGGCACAGCGGCTACTGGGATGCGAACAGCAGATCGCTCGACACCATGGGGGCCATCATCGCCGGAGTCGCACCGCTCGACAGTGCGACGGGGCGGTGAGGGGGGACCGCGTGGCTGCGAGGCCGCGCAACGCAGTTGTCGTCATGGCCACGGTGCTGATGCTTGGAGGATGCGTGTCCGGAGGTAGCGACGATCGCGGGATCAACGATCCGCTTCCGCGCATGAGCGAGCCGGACGCGCAGGAATGGGTGGTCCATTGGACCGAGTCGATGGCCAGGACGGCTCGTGCGGAGATCGATCCGGAGAGCCAGCGGGTCGACTTCTCTCCGTGCGTGGGCGGGAACGACGAGGTGGTGAACGACGGCCGTTTCCACCTGCGGTATTCCGTGCGGGCGGACATCGCGCCGGAGCGGCGGGCCGAAGCCGTTCGCGACATCCGGGACGCCCTGCTGGAGCGGGGACTGGAAATCGAGGGCTACCGTTCGGACCCGACCTTGTATCCCGCGAACGCCCTGGGTGCGCGACATCCGCAGGATCAGCAGTCGGTCACCGTCGAGGACAACGGTGAGAATCAGCTGCTTCTCATCGTGCACACGCCCTGTCTGCTGCCGCCCGGCGTGGAGCAGCAGGAACTCTGATCCGCTTGCAGCCGGCCACTGGCCTCCGCGGTGTGCTGTTTACCGCCTGTGCCCGAACCTTGGGTGAGCGTCTGCCCAAGTCACAGTTCGGAAGAGGCGAGCCGAAGGCGGCTTGATCGGCAGGCGCGAGACGCCTGGGCTTCCGGCGGGCAGCAGCCGGGCGGGCGACAGGAAGCGCGCCTGGTGGTGGCCTACGGGGCAACGCCCGTGGCATGGTTGCCGGCATGTCAGTCGGCGCGGCTCCGGGCAGTGAGGTCGTCCTTGAGACGAATCGCCTGCTGCTCCGACCATTCCGGGTGGCCGAGGCTGTCGTCCTGCGCGAGCTGTGGACCGAACGCGATCCACGCGTGCCGCCGCACCGCCGCATCGACGCGGACGGACGCCCCACGGTCGCGGAACTCGTGGATACGATCCGCACCGGCCAGCTGTCGTCGATCGGGTTGTTCGCGGTCGAGCGGAAGACCTCGCACGACGTCATCGGGTACTGCGGGCTGGTCGACGGCTGGCGTGGAGCGGAAGGGGAGCCGGAACTGGCATTCGAGCTGCTGCGCCGAGTCTGGGGCCGGGGCTACGCGACCGAGGCTTCGTCGGCGGTGGTGGAATGGGCGCGTTCGTCCGGGTACGCACGTCTGTGGGCCACGGTCTGGGACTGGAACACCGCTTCCCGACGCGTGCTGGCCAAAATCGGATTCACCGAAACCGAGCGCAGGGAAGTGAACGCGCCGCACGGGACGACACTGTTCACCACGAGACGGCTCTGAGGGCCCGCTTCCGGACGCGGGTACTCGTCATCGCGTCGCCCGCCTGGCCAGCAGCGCGTCCAGCGTGCTC
Above is a genomic segment from Streptomyces marincola containing:
- a CDS encoding class I SAM-dependent methyltransferase, producing MTDTERVRQIFDDVADDYDQHVPFFRTFGAELVRWSGLRAGLRVLDIGAGRGAVAGPAARAVGPRGHVLAIDNAPGMLAALRRDHPGLPQLSTRVLDAHELDLPDASFDMVTSGLTLHFVDDPARVLAGAHRVLRPGGLLVYSTPGPPPPPPERDPRWDFHGALIAEMAARPGAGKRPDPFTPPPRPLARMCAEAGFVDPVDGTAHATFRFRDPGHYWEWSMSHGFRGFVESLGPDLAAEFRERSLAGLARLHAEGGITLSPSIGLHRVRKP
- a CDS encoding GNAT family N-acetyltransferase; the encoded protein is MSVGAAPGSEVVLETNRLLLRPFRVAEAVVLRELWTERDPRVPPHRRIDADGRPTVAELVDTIRTGQLSSIGLFAVERKTSHDVIGYCGLVDGWRGAEGEPELAFELLRRVWGRGYATEASSAVVEWARSSGYARLWATVWDWNTASRRVLAKIGFTETERREVNAPHGTTLFTTRRL